The Terriglobia bacterium DNA window AAAGGCCCCATGGCGCGGCGCACCCAGACGTAAAAACCGCCTTCGGCGGGAATTGCGGCGGCGAGTTCGCCCACCATCAGGCTAGTGGGCAGGCTCCAGATCAAAGGGATAATAAAAAGAATGACGATGGCGAGCTTGTAGCCCGTGTCCTGGACCAGTTCCTCAACGCCATACGGGCCGCCGGAAACCATGAAATATGTGGCCGCGGCCAGCGATAAAACTGTCAGCTTGCGGCGGGATCCCTGAGTTTTTCGCATCTTCGTGAAATGCAATATAGCATCGCTGCAAATTTGCAGGAGAAGTATTATTGTCGCCGCAGATTTCCGCAGAAACGCGCAGATCAAAAACTGAGCCGCGAATCAACGCGAAAGTACGCGAATTGGTGATTCGTGTTTATTCGTGTGGATTCGCGGCTAATTTAAACTAATCAGGTAAACTTTGATTGTCCTTGAGAGGCACCATGACTGACGACTTACTTCGCTTTCGCCCAGAATTTCCCATCCTGGAACGCACCACCTACATGATCAGCAACTCGCTGGGCGCAATGCCTCGCGGCGTGTATGACTCAACGCGCGATTTTTGCGATATATGGGCCACGCGCGGCGTCCGCGCCTGGGAAGAAAAATGGTGGATGATGGCCGTGGAAGTGGGCGACGAAATTGGCGCGATCATGAACGCCGCGCCGGGTTCGGTGGCCTTGCAGTTGAACGTCACCAGTTGCCAGGCCGTAATCGCCAGCTGTTTTGATTTCAGCGGCAAGCGCAACAAGATCGTTTATAGCGACATGAATTTTCCTTCCGTGATGTACTTCTGGGAAGGCCAGCGCAGCCGCGGCGCGCGCGTCAATATGGTCCGCACAGATGACGGCGTTCACGTGCCCACCGAGCGTCTGATCGACGCAATCGATGAAGAGACTCTTCTCGTCCCCATCTCGCACGTGGTGTTCCGCAGCTCGTATATCAAGGACGTAAAGGCCATCGTGGAAAAAGCGCATCGTGTGGGCGCGCTGGTGGTGATGGATTGTTTTCAATCGCTGGGTAATGTCCCGGTGGACGTGCAGGCGCTCAACGTAGATTTTGCCGTGGGCGGCGTGCTCAAGTGGCTGTGCGGCGGAGCGGGCACGTCTTATTTATATGTACGGCCCGATCTGGGCAAGAAACTTCAGCCGGGATTTACCGGCTGGTTTGCCCATGAGCATC harbors:
- a CDS encoding aminotransferase class V-fold PLP-dependent enzyme, which encodes MTDDLLRFRPEFPILERTTYMISNSLGAMPRGVYDSTRDFCDIWATRGVRAWEEKWWMMAVEVGDEIGAIMNAAPGSVALQLNVTSCQAVIASCFDFSGKRNKIVYSDMNFPSVMYFWEGQRSRGARVNMVRTDDGVHVPTERLIDAIDEETLLVPISHVVFRSSYIKDVKAIVEKAHRVGALVVMDCFQSLGNVPVDVQALNVDFAVGGVLKWLCGGAGTSYLYVRPDLGKKLQPGFTGWFAHEHPFEFEIGASHYGDAPFRFMQGTTNVPGFYTAMPGLKIIREAGVARIREKSKKMTSRLIELADQRGWRVNAPRDPEQRGGTVAIDMPNAKEVCQELLQRDVLVDYRPKAGVRFSPHFYNTMEEIDRAIATVDEILSAMPAGVAAR